In one Alnus glutinosa chromosome 14, dhAlnGlut1.1, whole genome shotgun sequence genomic region, the following are encoded:
- the LOC133856983 gene encoding protein phosphatase 2C 50 isoform X1: MGGRFRLGNMVCNESVVTTQMEINNGLKLLANTTPLLSRPTTKPSPPYESISCRNYGYGSNNCQSGIGIVSESEDEKNRGGGTTVSNLVTQKEGDNIATMDVEVQHAQDPSTMVLDPEGKEANRSNGSDPKLFTAPPELLQEKKICRASSQNILELDCPPLWGFTTMRGRRPKMEDAVAVVPRFSQVPTQMLLNDHVPNGVNNHHLSQLNAHFFGVYDGHGGCQVANYCHKRLHLALMEEIEITKVSLSDGGSNENSWQELWKKAILNCFLKVDAEIGEAHRGSNGSNSDASEVFQESIAPETVGSTAVVAILCSTHIVVANCGDSRAVLCRGKVPMPLSVDHKPDREDEHARIEAAGGKVIQWNGSRVFGVLATSRSIGDRYLKPWVIPDPEVMLVPRAKQDECLILASDGLWDVMTNEEACDVARKRIFLWHKKHGNSLPVERGGVDPAPQAAAECLLRLALQKGSKDNITVIVIDLKAQRKLKIKT, encoded by the exons ATGGGAGGTCGATTTAGGCTAGGTAATATGGTCTGTAATGAGTCAGTAGTAACAACACAGATGGAAATCAATAATGGGCTCAAGCTTCTGGCAAACACAACTCCCTTGTTATCAAGACCTACAACGAAACCAAGTCCACCTTATGAGTCAATTTCATGTAGAAATTATGGTTACGGTAGTAATAATTGTCAAAGTGGAATTGGTATAGTATCAGAATCTGAAGATGAAAAAAACAGGGGAGGAGGAACCACTGTATCAAATTTGGTCACTCAAAAGGAAGGTGATAACATTGCTACGATGGATGTTGAGGTGCAGCATGCACAAGATCCTTCCACAATGGTGTTGGATCCTGAGGGTAAGGAAGCCAATAGATCTAATGGATCTGATCCAAAATTATTTACTGCACCTCCCGAGTTGCTGCAGGAAAAGAAGATATGTAGAGCTAGTAGCCAAAACATTTTAGAACTGGATTGTCCACCCCTTTGGGGTTTCACAACTATGCGCGGAAGGAGGCCAAAGATGGAAGATGCTGTCGCAGTTGTACCCCGATTTTCACAAGTTCCTACTCAAATGCTGTTGAATGACCATGTTCCTAATGGTGTGAATAATCATCATTTAAGTCAATTAAATGCCCATTTCTTTGGCGTCTATGATGGACATGGTGGCTGTCAG GTTGCAAATTATTGCCACAAACGTCTCCATTTGGCTTTGATGGAGGAGATAGAAATCACAAAAGTGAGCTTGTCTGATGGAGGAAGCAATGAGAATAGTTGGCAGGAGCTGTGGAAGAAAGCCATCTTGAATTGTTTTCTCAAAGTTGATGCTGAAATTGGGGAAGCTCACAGAGGCAGTAATGGAAGCAACAGTGATGCCTCAGAGGTTTTTCAAGAATCTATTGCCCCTGAAACTGTTGGGTCTACTGCCGTGGTTGCCATTTTATGTTCAACCCACATTGTAGTTGCAAATTGTGGGGATTCAAGAGCAGTCTTGTGTCGTGGAAAAGTACCTATGCCATTGTCAGTAGATCACAAA CCAGATAGAGAAGACGAACATGCAAGGATAGAAGCTGCAGGAGGCAAGGTCATACAATGGAATGGATCCCGTGTTTTCGGCGTTCTCGCAACTTCCAGGTCCATTG GTGATAGATACTTGAAACCATGGGTTATTCCGGATCCAGAAGTGATGTTGGTTCCTCGGGCAAAGCAGGATGAGTGCCTTATTTTGGCCAGTGATGGCTTATGGGATGTCATGACAAACGAGGAGGCATGTGATGTTGCAAGAAAGCGGATCTTTCTGTGGCACAAAAAGCATGGCAATAGCCTGCCTGTAGAAAGAGGTGGTGTTGATCCTGCACCACAAGCTGCAGCAGAGTGCCTCTTAAGGCTTGCTCTCCAGAAGGGAAGCAAAGACAACATCACCGTAATAGTCATTGACTTGAAAGCTCAAAGGaagttgaaaataaaaacctag
- the LOC133856983 gene encoding protein phosphatase 2C 50 isoform X2, giving the protein MEVTQMGCLRSRGGGTTVSNLVTQKEGDNIATMDVEVQHAQDPSTMVLDPEGKEANRSNGSDPKLFTAPPELLQEKKICRASSQNILELDCPPLWGFTTMRGRRPKMEDAVAVVPRFSQVPTQMLLNDHVPNGVNNHHLSQLNAHFFGVYDGHGGCQVANYCHKRLHLALMEEIEITKVSLSDGGSNENSWQELWKKAILNCFLKVDAEIGEAHRGSNGSNSDASEVFQESIAPETVGSTAVVAILCSTHIVVANCGDSRAVLCRGKVPMPLSVDHKPDREDEHARIEAAGGKVIQWNGSRVFGVLATSRSIGDRYLKPWVIPDPEVMLVPRAKQDECLILASDGLWDVMTNEEACDVARKRIFLWHKKHGNSLPVERGGVDPAPQAAAECLLRLALQKGSKDNITVIVIDLKAQRKLKIKT; this is encoded by the exons ATGGAAGTAACTCAAATGGGTTGCCTCAGATCCAG GGGAGGAGGAACCACTGTATCAAATTTGGTCACTCAAAAGGAAGGTGATAACATTGCTACGATGGATGTTGAGGTGCAGCATGCACAAGATCCTTCCACAATGGTGTTGGATCCTGAGGGTAAGGAAGCCAATAGATCTAATGGATCTGATCCAAAATTATTTACTGCACCTCCCGAGTTGCTGCAGGAAAAGAAGATATGTAGAGCTAGTAGCCAAAACATTTTAGAACTGGATTGTCCACCCCTTTGGGGTTTCACAACTATGCGCGGAAGGAGGCCAAAGATGGAAGATGCTGTCGCAGTTGTACCCCGATTTTCACAAGTTCCTACTCAAATGCTGTTGAATGACCATGTTCCTAATGGTGTGAATAATCATCATTTAAGTCAATTAAATGCCCATTTCTTTGGCGTCTATGATGGACATGGTGGCTGTCAG GTTGCAAATTATTGCCACAAACGTCTCCATTTGGCTTTGATGGAGGAGATAGAAATCACAAAAGTGAGCTTGTCTGATGGAGGAAGCAATGAGAATAGTTGGCAGGAGCTGTGGAAGAAAGCCATCTTGAATTGTTTTCTCAAAGTTGATGCTGAAATTGGGGAAGCTCACAGAGGCAGTAATGGAAGCAACAGTGATGCCTCAGAGGTTTTTCAAGAATCTATTGCCCCTGAAACTGTTGGGTCTACTGCCGTGGTTGCCATTTTATGTTCAACCCACATTGTAGTTGCAAATTGTGGGGATTCAAGAGCAGTCTTGTGTCGTGGAAAAGTACCTATGCCATTGTCAGTAGATCACAAA CCAGATAGAGAAGACGAACATGCAAGGATAGAAGCTGCAGGAGGCAAGGTCATACAATGGAATGGATCCCGTGTTTTCGGCGTTCTCGCAACTTCCAGGTCCATTG GTGATAGATACTTGAAACCATGGGTTATTCCGGATCCAGAAGTGATGTTGGTTCCTCGGGCAAAGCAGGATGAGTGCCTTATTTTGGCCAGTGATGGCTTATGGGATGTCATGACAAACGAGGAGGCATGTGATGTTGCAAGAAAGCGGATCTTTCTGTGGCACAAAAAGCATGGCAATAGCCTGCCTGTAGAAAGAGGTGGTGTTGATCCTGCACCACAAGCTGCAGCAGAGTGCCTCTTAAGGCTTGCTCTCCAGAAGGGAAGCAAAGACAACATCACCGTAATAGTCATTGACTTGAAAGCTCAAAGGaagttgaaaataaaaacctag
- the LOC133857458 gene encoding uncharacterized protein LOC133857458, producing the protein MDSHLTLHKLISSEPFGCFGFCSCIKLVTSTVNFCSRYKLVCPSHYIFSKHWILAVAVTSERTVPLVFLLYIHFIFPIKSAFYSILSWPAYLCIEPGFHPNKKKKTEPPVKHGLFRKGFLNLPPIVSVPPTSPREVNDVRVIGPSSPPNGCIIPPSVEGNGFSQSRNWPVSFDHNGKIVVWEEEDDYLMDCPWIGCWMGLLGRRPWQFGMPWKKISSRIR; encoded by the exons ATGGATAGTCATTTG ACTCTGCACAAGTTGATTTCGAGTGAACCTTTCGGATGTTTTGGATTTTGCTCCTGTATTAAGTTGGTGACTTCGACTGTAAATTTTTGTTCAAGGTACAAGTTAGTATGTCCTAGCCATTATATCTTTAGCAAACACTGGATCCTGGCTGTAGCTGTTACAAGTGAGAGAACAGTGCCTCTTGTATTCCTCTTGTACATACATTTTATATTTCCAATAAAATCAGCTTTTTATTCCATTCTCTCCTGGCCGGCTTACTTGTGTATTGAG CCAGGCTTTCAtccaaacaagaagaagaagacagagcCTCCAGTGAAGCATGGactttttaggaaggggtttctcaaccttccCCCAATAGTTTCAGTCCCTCCTACTTCGCCTCGGGAGGTCAACGATGTCAGGGTGATAGGACCTTCCTCCCCTCCAAATGGTTGCATCATTCCTCCTTCCGTTGAGGGAAATGGATTCTCCCAATCCCGGAATTGGCCTGTcagttttgatcataacggaaagattgtggtttgggaggaggaagatgattatTTGATggattgcccttggattgggtgttggatggggcttttggggaggaggccatGGCAATttgggatgccatggaagaagatttcCAGTAGGATAAGATGA